From the Primulina tabacum isolate GXHZ01 chromosome 15, ASM2559414v2, whole genome shotgun sequence genome, one window contains:
- the LOC142526389 gene encoding pentatricopeptide repeat-containing protein At1g10910, chloroplastic isoform X2, with translation MQQHGKTNSASYSSYIKFVGRGSNSMKAIEIYSNIKDETMRGNVSVCNSTLYCLIKSGKIESSFKLFNQMKGAGLVPDIVTYSTLLVGCAKVKGGYSKAMELIQEIKSQELHMDIVMYGTLLTVCASNNLHEEAEKYFEAMKSEGHSPNVFHYSSLLNAYAVDGNYKKADELIHEMKSAGLELNKVILSTLLKVYVKGGLFEKSRKLLDELQALGYAEDERPYCLLIDGLAKSGQLTEAKLIFDEMRQKEVKNDGYSYSIMISAFCRSSLIEEAKELAHEFEAKYDKYDVVILNSMLCAYCRSGEMKNVMSIMKKMDESGISPDCMTFQILIKYFCKEKLYLLAYRTMEDMHKKGHQLDEGLSIALINCLGKVAAHSEAFSVYNMLKYSKRTINKDLHERILHSLLAGGLLKDAYVVVKDNAKLISQHAIKKFATSFMDKGNINLVNDVIKSLHSNACNIDPDIFHMAISRYIKQSEKKELLLHLLQWMPGRGYAVDLSARNLILENSHLFGRQFVTELMCKHYAVLKTNKSREGKAK, from the exons ATGCAGCAACATGGTAAAACCAACAGTGCATCTTACAGCAGTTATATAAAGTTTGTAGGGAGGGGTTCTAATTCCATGAAGGCCATTGAGATATACAGTAACATTAAAGATGAGACCATGAGAGGAAATGTCTCAGTTTGTAATTCCACTCTTTATTGTTTAATAAAGAGCGGCAAGATTGAGAGTAGCTTTAAGCTTTTTAATCAAATGAAGGGAGCTGGTTTGGTTCCTGATATTGTGACGTATAGTACG CTACTTGTGGGATGCGCCAAAGTTAAAGGTGGTTACTCCAAGGCAATGGAATTGATTCAGGAAATTAAGTCTCAAGAGTTGCATATGGATATTGTAATGTATGGAACATTGTTGACAGTTTGTGCTTCAAACAATCTGCATGAAGAAGCAGAAAAATACTTTGAGGCGATGAAGAGTGAAGGTCATTCTCCCAATGTCTTCCATTACAGTTCTCTGCTCAATGCATATGCTGTTGATGGCAACTATAAGAAGGCCGATGAGTTGATTCACGAGATGAAATCTGCAGGATTGGAATTGAATAAA GTTATTTTATCAACACTGCtaaaagtttatgttaaagGAGGATTGTTTGAGAAATCAAGAAAACTACTGGATGAACTGCAAGCTCTAGGCTATGCTGAAGATGAG AGGCCATACTGTTTGCTGATTGATGGACTTGCAAAGTCTGGGCAACTGACGGAAGCCAAATTAATTTTTGATGAAATGAGGCAAAAGGAAGTGAAAAAtg ATGGTTACTCCTACAGTATTATGATTTCAGCGTTTTGCCGAAGTAGCCtgattgaagaagccaaggAGTTGGCTCATGAATTTGAGGCCAAATATGACAAGTACGATGTGGTTATTTTGAACTCAATGCTCTGTGCCTATTGTAGGTCAGGGGAAATGAAGAATGTGATGAGCATAATGAAGAAAATGGATGAATCTGGAATTAGTCCCGATTGTATGacatttcaaattttgattaaatatttctGCAAGGAGAAGTTATATTTACTTGCCTACCGTACAATGGAAGACATGCACAAAAAAGGTCATCAACTAGATGAG GGCCTCTCCATTGCTTTGATCAATTGTCTTGGTAAAGTTGCTGCCCATTCAGAAGCATTCTCGGTGTACAATATGTTGAAATATAGTAAAAGGACAATAAACAAGGACCTCCATGAAAGAATTTTACACTCTCTACTTGCAGGAGGACTTCTGAAAGATGCATATGTAGTGGTCAAG GACAATGCAAAGCTGATTTCTCAGCATGCTATTAAGAAGTTTGCTACCTCATTTATGGATAAAGGCAATATAAACTTGGTGAATGATGTGATAAAGTCCTTGCACAGCAACGCTTGCAATATTGATCCG GACATATTTCACATGGCCATTTCTCGTTACATTAAGCAATCTGAAAAGAAAGAGCTGCTTCTTCATTTGCTTCAGTGGATGCCTGGTCGAGGCTATGCTGTTGATTTGTCTGCAAGAAATTTGATCCTTGAGAATTCCCACTTGTTCGGGCGTCAATTTGTGACAGAATTAATGTGTAAGCATTATGCAGTGTTGAAAACAAATAAATCCCGCGAGGGGAAGGCCAAATAA
- the LOC142526558 gene encoding uncharacterized protein LOC142526558 — protein sequence MRKRTALVWGVAVVCFVALMLITPAIPQSQEYHDFADQRNFFGIPNALNVISNFPFFVVGIIGLVLCYYGNYFKLSLQGELYGWTFFFIGVAAVAFGSSYYHLRPDDSRLVWDRLPMTVAFTSIIAIFIIERVDARKGTLSIIPLSLAGVVSILYWRFFDDLRPYAVVQFVPCIAIPLMAILMPPMYTHSTYWLWAAGFYLLAKIEEAADEPIYNLTRRIVSGHTLKHLCAAMVPVFLTLMLAKREVAEERLSLLQSWRISWTKAKENGTNVETLSCTYSEVPVDESR from the exons ATGAGGAAGCGGACTGCGTTAGTTTGGGGAGTTGCGGTCGTGTGTTTCGTTGCACTGATGTTAATAACTCCTGCAATTCCTCAGTCTCAAGAGTACCATGATTTCGCCGATCAACGCAATTTTTTTG GTATACCGAATGCATTGAATGTGATTTCCAATTTCCCCTTCTTCGTAGTTGGTATAATAGGCCTTGTACTATGCTATTATGGGAactattttaagttaag TTTGCAGGGTGAACTATATGGTtggacatttttttttattggtgTGGCAGCTGTTGCTTTTGGCTCATCTTACTATCACCTCAGGCCTGATGACTCTCGCCTTGTTTGGGATCGTTTACCT ATGACTGTGGCATTTACTTCCATTATTGCGATCTTTATCATTGAGAGAGTAGATGCACGTAAGGGAACTCTGTCCATTATCCCTCTCAGCTTGGCTGGTGTAGTCAGCATTTTGTATTGGAG ATTTTTTGATGACCTCCGTCCTTATGCCGTTGTACAGTTTGTGCCTTGCATTGCTATCCCACTGATGGCTATATTGATGCCTCCCATGTACACACATTCCACATATTGGCTTTGGGCAGCAG GATTTTATCTCCTAGCTAAGATTGAAGAAGCAGCTGATGAGCCAATCTATAATTTGACTCGTCGCATTGTGAGTGGACATACGCTCAAGCATTTATGTGCTGCTATGGTCCCGGTTTTCTTGACCCTTATGCTTGCAAAGAGGGAAGTGGCAGAAGAAAG GCTCAGTTTACTGCAGTCGTGGAGAATATCATGGACCAAGGCTAAGGAAAACGGCACCAATGTAGAAACCCTTTCGTGTACATATTCTGAAGTACCAGTGGATGAATCACGATAA
- the LOC142526557 gene encoding putative 3-hydroxyisobutyrate dehydrogenase-like 2, mitochondrial: MAGFQYPCPIKPTRTRIGWIGIGVMGAAMASRLLSAGYSLSIYARSPSKAAALLSLGAHLATSPADLAASTDVIFTMIGHPSDVRHLVLDTLVPSLKPNTVIIDHTSSHPALAREIHSSAHQRHCHAIDAPVSGGDIGASEGKLAIFAGGDAEVVEWLKPLFDVLGKVTYMGSAGKGQSCKIANQIVVGGSLVGLSEGLVFAKKAGMDKKKFLGAIRGGAAGSMALELFGERMIDRDFRPGGFAEYMVKDLGMAVDVEEEEGRRDEAVVLPGAGLCKQLYSGMVANGDGKLGTQGVITVVERINGIKD, encoded by the coding sequence ATGGCCGGATTTCAATACCCGTGCCCTATTAAACCGACCCGTACCCGGATAGGATGGATAGGTATCGGCGTGATGGGCGCCGCCATGGCCTCACGGCTTCTCTCCGCCGGATACTCCCTCTCAATTTATGCCCGCTCACCTTCTAAAGCCGCTGCCCTGCTCTCCCTGGGAGCGCACCTGGCCACCTCCCCGGCTGACCTCGCTGCCTCCACTGATGTCATCTTCACCATGATCGGCCATCCCTCAGATGTCAGACATCTCGTTCTCGATACCCTTGTCCCTTCCCTGAAACCGAACACAGTCATCATAGATCACACCAGCAGCCACCCCGCACTGGCCAGGGAAATCCACAGTTCCGCCCACCAGAGACACTGCCATGCAATCGATGCCCCAGTATCGGGCGGCGATATCGGCGCCAGCGAAGGGAAGTTGGCAATCTTCGCCGGTGGAGATGCTGAAGTAGTTGAATGGCTAAAACCATTGTTCGATGTACTCGGTAAGGTTACATACATGGGCAGCGCGGGAAAGGGGCAGAGCTGTAAAATAGCGAACCAGATAGTTGTCGGCGGGAGTTTGGTGGGATTAAGTGAAGGGCTTGTATTCGCCAAAAAGGCGGGGATGGACAAGAAGAAGTTCTTGGGGGCGATAAGGGGAGGCGCAGCTGGGTCTATGGCGTTGGAATTGTTTGGAGAGAGGATGATTGACAGAGATTTTAGGCCTGGGGGATTCGCAGAGTATATGGTGAAAGATTTGGGAATGGCAGTGGATGTGGAGGAGGAGGAAGGGCGCAGGGATGAGGCTGTGGTATTGCCCGGAGCTGGGCTGTGTAAGCAGCTGTATTCGGGGATGGTGGCCAATGGAGATGGGAAGCTGGGTACTCAGGGAGTCATCACTGTGGTGGAGAGGATCAATGGAATCAAAGATTGA